The region TCAATCTTCGGCCACAATTCATCAAGCCCTAGGCCGGCTATTGGAAAGGTAAAGGTGTTGTCTAGGAGGGTGGAAACAAACCCTTCTACTTCTTTTGGCAGCAGTCCCTGCTGATGAACGAGTGTGCCAGCAGGCTCAGCAATTATGAATGAAAGACGCAGATAAGGATTCATGACTACCTGCGGAAGTTCCTGCGGAACCTCAATGTACAACTTTATATAACGTTCCGAGGGTTCGCCAAGCGGCACCAATATCTTGTTGATGTACCGGACGACAAATTCTTGGAGCTCGACCGCCCCAATGTGGCCTAGGTAAATCTTCCAGATCTTCTGAGCTTCTTGGGTGAAGAGTTCCCAAGACTCGTACCTTCCCAATTGACTGAAGATCATTCCGGTCTTGAGCACTTGGAAAGCAAAGCGCTGGTCAGAAGAGATGAACTGATACCCATTTACCTGATCATGATTCGAAGCCTTTGACACGCCGTCTTGGATCGCAAGCTCCATTTCGTGGCTAGTCATAGTCGTCTTCAGCGCATAACCGAGCGCGGCTACGCCTTCAGAAATCTCTAATAATTTTTGTAGGGAGTCATCAGGTAGCTGGGTGATCGTGACAGCGATAATTGCTTCAACGATAGGCGGGTTTATGAACCTGACCGAATTAGGCGGCGAGGACATCGGAGTCATTCAGTTTTACCAATCCTCTTGCGTGGAACAGTCTATCCGTTTGGACGTTATTTCTGTGCGACGAGGGAGGTGGAAAACAAGTCAAAGTTTTAATTGCCCGGAATCTGCCAGGATGCCCACGCAAGTGACTGAAAGTAATGGCGGAGAGTGGGGGATTCGAACCCCCGGTACAGGTTTCCCCGTACAACGGTTTAGCAAACCGTCGCCTTCAGCCACTCGGCCAACTCTCCAGCAACTACCACGCGTTGAGACAGATTGATTATAGCCTGAACGCAAGAAAAACACGCCACCCCGAAGTTTCACCTGGCTCAACTGCTTTTTACTGCCTCACACTGCTCCCTACTGGCCTTTACGGCCTCACCATCACCTGCGCTGCAAACCGTTCCATCTCTTCCGCCTGCGGGCTGGACTGCAGCAGCACCAAGTCAACCCCCACCGCTGCAAACTCCTCCATCCGTTCCTTCACTCGCTGCGGCGTCCCCACAAACCCCGCCTTCAGCCCCCGATTCGAAACCGAATAATCCTCCAGCGAGATCTTTTGCTCCAGCTTCGAACCCGTGACCCACTGCTGATAGTTCGCATACCCACGAGCCGACGCGTTCACATTCGTAATCCGCGCCACCTCCGCATCCGCCTCGGCCTCGGAGTCCCGCACAATCGAATACCCCGCCACGCCGAACGTCATCGGAGCCAGCCCGAGCTTCTCCCGCCGCTCCCGCATATCGGCAATCTTCTTGCCCACCACCTCGGGCGGATCGCCATGCATCAGGTAAGCGTCACACTTGGCCGCAATCAGGTTCTTCGCCGTCTCGGACTCGCCCCCGGCATACAGCGTGGGACGTCCACCCTTGGTCGCCCCAGCCGCAGGCATCCCCGTAAACCGACGCCCCGCTACAGGCTTCGGCGAAAGCACATTCTCGCGTATGTCATACAGCGGCCCCTGATGCGTAAAGCCCTGCTGACTCCAGCAACCATCCACTACATCGAGCCACTCAGATGTCCGCGCATACCGCATCTCATGCTCGTCGAACGTGATCCCGTACTTCGTCGATTCATCCCGCCACCAGCTTGAGACGACATTCAGTGAAAGCCGCCCCTTGCTAATCTGATCGATGTTCGCCGCCTGCTTCGCCAGCAGTGCGGGATTATGAAACGTAGGCCGCACCGCCACCATGATCTCAATCGACTCCGTCACCGCAGCCAGCGCCGCAGCCGTAGACCACGCATCGAGCGACGGCGCATCAACCCCCTTGATGTCGTTCAGGTTGAGCTCCGCGATCAGCGTCAGATCGTACCCAATCTGCTCCGCCCGCTTCACCAGCCGGCTGGTGTACTCCCAGCTCGTCTCCATCTGCTCGTCGTCCAGGTTGCGCAGCCATCCGCCGAACACCGGCAGCCAGAATCCATAGCGCATCAGACCGCCGCCATTCCGGTTGCAATCTCCTGCCGTTCCTGCAGCGCCGACGTAGCCTCAGCCTCCAGCCAATCCACCAGCTTCTCAAACGGATCGAACCCAATGACATTCTTCCCATCGGCCACAAAGTTCGAAAGCGCATTCGTATCGTAGTAGTAGCGCTGCCCATCGCGATCGTCCGTCAAGTACTCCACGCCGCCAATATCGATCTGCGAAGCGAACATGATCCGCTCAACGTCCTCGATCACCTCTGCCGGCGGTGTATAAGCCTCCACCGTAATCCCGCTCTTCGGCGCGTCGATCGCGCAAGCCCCCCGATCGAGATCCACACCCGTCGTCGTCCGGCAGATATCCGCCGGGCACAGGTCGAACGTCTCGCCCGTGATATGCACCTTGATCGCATAAAGAAACTTGCCGTTCAGCACCTCAACCCGCACGATATGCGCGTCACGAGCCGGAATAAACTCCTGCACCAGCGCCGTCGAATCCAACCCGAACGCCAGCGCATCCGGATGGTCCGCAGGCTGCGCCGCCGCCGCCTCAAGCTGAGAGATGTGATCGAACCGCTTCACGCCCGCGCCACTCCCGCCAATATTCGGCTTCACCACCACCGGGAACCGAAGCCCCTCAGTCGCCGCCGGAGCCTGGCTCGCGCGATGGATCACCCGCGCCTTCGGATAAGCGATCCCCAGCTCTTCCATCAACGAAAGCTGTCCGGCCTTCGAGAGCTCTGCACGAAACGCAGCCAGCCCATTAAGCACCCGAACGCCACGCGTCTCCAGGTGCTCCAGGTATCCGGCCGTATAGAAGATCTGGTCGCCATGATCGCGATTCCACGCCGAAGGACTCATCCGGTTGAACACCAGCGAATACTTCTCCTCCGGATGGTCCGCAGGAGAATACATGTGCGTCACCGCGTCGATCTTCACGTAGTCCACACCACGTTTATCCAACTCCGCAAACAGCGGCTTGAACCAGTTCGGCTGCTCGTAATAGATCCCAATCGGTAGCGTCTTCGTCGGCATGATCACACACTCCTGCAAAACTTCGTTCTTCAAGAATATCGCGTTCCGCTGAAAAATTTGTCCCGCTGATGTCATCGCAAAACTTCTTCGCACGAGACCAAAAGAATCCCTAAACTAATGCAGCAATCCATTCCAGCCACACCTCACAGGAGGCACAACGATTGACGAGAAAGATGCGGCTCCTGCCGCTCATCGGTGCCACCTACTTCATGGTCGCCGGCGGCCCTTACGGCCTTGAGGACATCATCGGCAAGGCCGGCTACGGCCGCGCCCTCATCCTGCTTCTCGTCATCCCCTTCGTCTGGTCGCTCCCCACCTCCCTCATGGTCGGCGAGCTCGCCTCCTCCATCCCGGAAGAAGGCGGGTACTACATCTGGGTCCGCCGGGCCCTCGGCCCATTCTGGGGCTTCCAGGAGGCCTGGCTCTCGCTCGCCGCCAGCATCTTTGACATGGCCATCTACCCCGTCACCTTCGTCCTCTATCTCTCCCGCATCGCCCCCGCCCTCACCGCCGGCAACCGAGGCACCCTCTGGGCCCTCGCCGTCGTCCTCGGCTGCTGCCTCTGGAACCTCCGCGGAGCCAAAGCCGTCGGCAACGGCTCCCTCTGGCTCTTCGCCGCGCTCCTCTCGCCCTTCGTCGTCCTCATCGCCGCAGGTCTCTTCAGGGTCTTCACCCACGGCCCCGCCTGGTCCACCTTCAGCGCGCCGGTCGATACCCCCGACCTCGCCGGTGCCGTCTCCGTCTGCCTCTGGAACTACATGGGCTGGGACAACGCTTCCACCGTAGCCCAGGAGGTGGAAGACCCTCAGCGCACCTACCCCAGGGCCATGCTCTCCGCCGCGGTCCTGGTCGCCTTCACCTATGTCCTGCCCCTCGCCGCCGTCGCCCTCGCCGGCATCCCCGCCGGCCAGTTCTCCACCGGAGCCTGGGCAGACGCAGCCCGCCAGCTAGGCGGCCCCGGCCTGGCCTTCGCCGTCGTTCTGGGTGGCACCATCAGCGGCGCAGGCATGTTCAACGCCCTCATGATGAGCTACACCCGCATCCCCTACGCCCTCGCCAAGGAAGGCCTGCTCCCCCGCGCCTTCACCCGAGTAACTCCTACCGG is a window of Granulicella tundricola MP5ACTX9 DNA encoding:
- a CDS encoding TIGR04255 family protein, with the translated sequence MTPMSSPPNSVRFINPPIVEAIIAVTITQLPDDSLQKLLEISEGVAALGYALKTTMTSHEMELAIQDGVSKASNHDQVNGYQFISSDQRFAFQVLKTGMIFSQLGRYESWELFTQEAQKIWKIYLGHIGAVELQEFVVRYINKILVPLGEPSERYIKLYIEVPQELPQVVMNPYLRLSFIIAEPAGTLVHQQGLLPKEVEGFVSTLLDNTFTFPIAGLGLDELWPKIDSVREIKDHFFLNMLTDKMKESFNA
- a CDS encoding LLM class flavin-dependent oxidoreductase yields the protein MRYGFWLPVFGGWLRNLDDEQMETSWEYTSRLVKRAEQIGYDLTLIAELNLNDIKGVDAPSLDAWSTAAALAAVTESIEIMVAVRPTFHNPALLAKQAANIDQISKGRLSLNVVSSWWRDESTKYGITFDEHEMRYARTSEWLDVVDGCWSQQGFTHQGPLYDIRENVLSPKPVAGRRFTGMPAAGATKGGRPTLYAGGESETAKNLIAAKCDAYLMHGDPPEVVGKKIADMRERREKLGLAPMTFGVAGYSIVRDSEAEADAEVARITNVNASARGYANYQQWVTGSKLEQKISLEDYSVSNRGLKAGFVGTPQRVKERMEEFAAVGVDLVLLQSSPQAEEMERFAAQVMVRP
- a CDS encoding ATP-grasp domain-containing protein produces the protein MPTKTLPIGIYYEQPNWFKPLFAELDKRGVDYVKIDAVTHMYSPADHPEEKYSLVFNRMSPSAWNRDHGDQIFYTAGYLEHLETRGVRVLNGLAAFRAELSKAGQLSLMEELGIAYPKARVIHRASQAPAATEGLRFPVVVKPNIGGSGAGVKRFDHISQLEAAAAQPADHPDALAFGLDSTALVQEFIPARDAHIVRVEVLNGKFLYAIKVHITGETFDLCPADICRTTTGVDLDRGACAIDAPKSGITVEAYTPPAEVIEDVERIMFASQIDIGGVEYLTDDRDGQRYYYDTNALSNFVADGKNVIGFDPFEKLVDWLEAEATSALQERQEIATGMAAV
- a CDS encoding APC family permease, coding for MTRKMRLLPLIGATYFMVAGGPYGLEDIIGKAGYGRALILLLVIPFVWSLPTSLMVGELASSIPEEGGYYIWVRRALGPFWGFQEAWLSLAASIFDMAIYPVTFVLYLSRIAPALTAGNRGTLWALAVVLGCCLWNLRGAKAVGNGSLWLFAALLSPFVVLIAAGLFRVFTHGPAWSTFSAPVDTPDLAGAVSVCLWNYMGWDNASTVAQEVEDPQRTYPRAMLSAAVLVAFTYVLPLAAVALAGIPAGQFSTGAWADAARQLGGPGLAFAVVLGGTISGAGMFNALMMSYTRIPYALAKEGLLPRAFTRVTPTGVPWLSVLLCAIAWALALRLTFERLISIDLVLYGAALLLEFISLAVLRHRAPEMPRPFRIPGGTLVAAAIGICPAALIAFALYAARDEKVAGIPALAFAGIVAITGPVIYLLARQFRTPAQSASGSEQ